Genomic window (Pseudomonas azadiae):
TGCGCTCCTACTACCTGGATCGTGGCTATATCAACATGGATATCGCTTCGACCCAGGTGTCCATCACCCCGGACAAGAAGCACGTCTACATCACGGTCAACGTCAACGAAGGCGAGAAGTACAAGGTTCGTGACGTGAAGCTCAGCGGCGACCTGAAAGTGCCTGAAGACCAGGTCAAGGCGCTGCTGCTGGTGCAGAAGGACCAGGTGTTCTCGCGCAAGCTGATGACCACCACGTCCGAACTGATCACCCGCCGCCTGGGTAACGAAGGCTATACCTTCGCTAACGTCAACGGCGTGCCGACCCCGCACGATGATGATCACACCGTGGACATCACCTTCGTGGTCGATCCTGGTAAGCGTGCCTACGTGAACCGCATCAACTTCCGTGGCAACACCAAGTCTTCGGACGAAGTGCTGCGTCGGGAAATGCGCCAGATGGAAGGTGGCTGGGCATCGACCTACCTGATCGACCAGTCCAAGACGCGTCTTGAGCGCCTGGGCTTCTTCAAGGAAGTCAACGTCGAAACCCCGGCCGTGCCGGGTGTGGATGACCAGGTTGACGTGAACTACGCCGTGGAAGAGCAGGCGTCGGGCTCGATCACCGCCAGCGTGGGCTTCGCACAAAGTGCCGGCCTGATCCTCGGTGGTTCGATCACCCAGAACAACTTCCTGGGTACCGGTAACCGAGTGTCTATCGGCCTGACCCGAAGCGAATACCAGAGCCGATACAACTTTGGTTATACCGACCCCTACTGGACTGCCGACGGTGTGAGCCTGGGCTACAACGCCTTCTACCGCACCACCGACTACAAAGACCTCGACGTTGACGTTGCAAGCTATGCGATCGACAGCCTGGGTGCCGGTGTCAACGTGGGTTACCCGATCAGCGAGACCTCGCGCCTGACCTTTGGCCTCACTGCGCAACAGGATGAGATCAAGACCGGTGTTTACACCGTGGACGAAATCTTTGATTTCACCCGCCGTGAAGGTGACAAGTTCCTGAACTTCAAGGCGTCTGCCGGCTGGTCCGAGTCGACCCTGAACAAAGGTGTACTGGCGACCCGTGGTCACTCCCAGAGCCTGACCCTGGAAACCACCACGCCGGGCAGCGACCTGTCGTTCTTCAAGCTCGACTACCGTGGCCAGTTGTTCACGCCGTTGAGCGATAACTACACCATGCGCCTGCACACTGAGCTGGGCTATGGCGACGGTTACGGTTCGACCGATGGCCTGCCATTCTATGAAAACTACTATGCCGGTGGTTTCAACTCGGTTCGTGGTTTCAAGGACAGCACCCTGGGCCCGCGCGGTACGCCAAGCCGTGGGGTGGACCGGACCGGCAACGTCGGGACGCGACTTGATTCGGACAATGACCCGCTGCCATTTGGTGGTAACGTGCTGATTCAAGGTGGCGCAGAGATTCTTTTCCCTCTGCCGTTCGTCAAGGATCAGCGTTCCCTGCGTACTTCGGTTTTCTGGGATGTGGGTAATGTATTCGACTCCAAGTGCGAACAGATCACTAACCCGAGTGGCTTGAAATCCGACACCAAGTGCAACGACGTGAGTCTCAGCAACCTGGCAAGCTCCGTGGGTGTGGGTGTGACCTGGGTGACCGCGCTTGGCCCATTGAGCTTTGCTCTGGCCATGCCGATCAAGAAACCGGATAACGCTGAAACCCAGATTTTCCAATTCTCCCTCGGCCAGACGTTCTAAGCGTCTGACCCAAGA
Coding sequences:
- the bamA gene encoding outer membrane protein assembly factor BamA; its protein translation is MKRLLLTAVLTVLMIAEVHAESFTISDIRVNGLQRVSAGSVFGALPLNVGEQADDRRLVESTRALFKTGFFQDIQLGREGNVLVITVVERPSVASIEIEGNKAISTEDLMKGLKQSGLAEGEIFQRATLEGVRNELQRQYVAQGRYSATVETEVVPQPRNRVGLKVNINEGTVAAIQHINVVGNTKFADEDLIDLFELKTTNWLSFFKNDDKYAREKLSGDLERLRSYYLDRGYINMDIASTQVSITPDKKHVYITVNVNEGEKYKVRDVKLSGDLKVPEDQVKALLLVQKDQVFSRKLMTTTSELITRRLGNEGYTFANVNGVPTPHDDDHTVDITFVVDPGKRAYVNRINFRGNTKSSDEVLRREMRQMEGGWASTYLIDQSKTRLERLGFFKEVNVETPAVPGVDDQVDVNYAVEEQASGSITASVGFAQSAGLILGGSITQNNFLGTGNRVSIGLTRSEYQSRYNFGYTDPYWTADGVSLGYNAFYRTTDYKDLDVDVASYAIDSLGAGVNVGYPISETSRLTFGLTAQQDEIKTGVYTVDEIFDFTRREGDKFLNFKASAGWSESTLNKGVLATRGHSQSLTLETTTPGSDLSFFKLDYRGQLFTPLSDNYTMRLHTELGYGDGYGSTDGLPFYENYYAGGFNSVRGFKDSTLGPRGTPSRGVDRTGNVGTRLDSDNDPLPFGGNVLIQGGAEILFPLPFVKDQRSLRTSVFWDVGNVFDSKCEQITNPSGLKSDTKCNDVSLSNLASSVGVGVTWVTALGPLSFALAMPIKKPDNAETQIFQFSLGQTF